The Planococcus donghaensis genome contains a region encoding:
- a CDS encoding M16 family metallopeptidase has product MVTTKTCKNGLRIVSEHIPYFHSVAMGVFVNNGSRDELPEENGITHFIEHMLFKGTDSRTAKEIAREFDRIGGDINAYTSKEYTCYYAKVLDHHAEHAVTVLADMFFNSQMDPEEFDKERQVILEEISMTEDMPDDDVHEQLWRVMYPRNSIGAPILGTAETLAKFTPEKIRDYMDRHYTPANTVVSVAGNITPALLEKIEVLFGNFEKEESPKKYELPNFTSGYSLKNKETEQGHLCLGYPGLSLNDPDIYNITVLNNIIGGSMSSRLFQEIREQRGLAYSIFSYHSAYSDHGTLAIYGGTSDEQMAEMQQVILSLLKELKNGGITEQEITDSKEQLKGSLMLGLESTSARMSRNGRHELLLGKHQSYEEVLTQIDQVSLEKVMELLEILVETPAISIIRPKAASLV; this is encoded by the coding sequence ATGGTAACTACAAAGACTTGCAAAAATGGATTGCGCATTGTTTCCGAACATATCCCATATTTTCATTCTGTCGCAATGGGAGTCTTTGTGAATAATGGCTCACGAGACGAATTGCCAGAAGAAAATGGCATTACCCATTTTATCGAACATATGCTGTTTAAAGGAACAGATTCAAGAACAGCTAAAGAAATCGCTCGTGAATTTGATCGTATTGGCGGCGATATAAACGCTTATACGTCAAAAGAGTATACATGCTACTATGCCAAAGTATTAGATCACCATGCAGAGCACGCAGTAACAGTGTTAGCAGATATGTTCTTCAACTCACAAATGGACCCAGAAGAATTTGATAAAGAGCGCCAAGTCATTCTTGAGGAAATTAGCATGACGGAAGACATGCCTGATGATGATGTTCATGAGCAACTTTGGCGTGTAATGTACCCGCGAAATTCCATTGGTGCACCGATACTTGGAACTGCTGAAACATTAGCGAAATTTACACCAGAGAAAATTCGTGATTATATGGACCGCCACTATACACCAGCGAATACGGTCGTATCAGTAGCAGGAAATATCACGCCAGCGTTATTAGAGAAGATTGAAGTGTTATTTGGGAATTTTGAAAAAGAAGAAAGTCCTAAAAAATACGAGCTTCCTAATTTCACTTCTGGCTATTCTTTAAAAAATAAAGAAACGGAACAAGGTCATTTATGTCTTGGTTATCCGGGCTTGTCTTTAAACGATCCAGATATTTATAACATTACTGTGTTAAATAATATTATTGGCGGCTCTATGTCTTCGAGGTTGTTCCAAGAAATTAGAGAACAACGCGGTTTAGCTTATTCTATTTTCTCTTATCATTCAGCATATTCCGACCATGGAACGTTGGCGATTTACGGAGGAACTTCAGATGAGCAAATGGCCGAAATGCAACAAGTCATATTAAGTTTACTAAAAGAACTCAAAAATGGTGGCATCACTGAGCAGGAAATTACAGATTCTAAAGAGCAGTTAAAAGGCAGTTTAATGCTCGGACTTGAAAGTACGAGCGCACGCATGAGTCGCAACGGCAGACACGAATTGCTACTGGGGAAACACCAGTCTTACGAAGAAGTATTAACACAAATCGATCAAGTTTCACTCGAAAAAGTAATGGAACTATTAGAAATTCTAGTAGAAACACCAGCTATTTCTATAATTCGACCGAAAGCAGCTTCCTTAGTTTAA
- the pnp gene encoding polyribonucleotide nucleotidyltransferase: protein MEQTKKVYTLDWAGRELQVEVGQLAKQANGAALIRYGDTAVLSTATASKTPKPLDFFPLTVNYEERLYAVGKIPGGFIKREGRPSEKATLTSRLIDRPIRPLFPDGFRNEVQVISMVMSVDQDCPSEMAAMFGSSLALMISDIPFGGPIAGVIVGLIDGQYIINPTNDQLEQSSINLIVAGTKDAINMVEAGAKEVSEEVILEAIMFGHEEIKKLIAFQEQIAEEVGKAKSDIQLYELDAELTSSLKEAVEADLNAAVQINEKQARNEAIDEVKARAMAAYEESDDAVKKQAGQILDKMVKDEVRRLITDEKIRPDGRGPSEIRPLSSEVGILNRTHGSGLFTRGQTQAMSICTLGALGDVQIIDGLGIEDTKRFMHHYNFPLFSVGETGFLRGPGRREIGHGALGERALEAVIPNEKDFPYTIRLVAEVLESNGSTSQASICASTLAMMDAGVPLTAPVAGIAMGLVKKGDNYTVLSDIQGMEDHLGDMDFKVAGTAKGITALQMDIKIDGLSREILEEALTQAQIGRIHILESMLATIAEPRTTLSKYAPKIIMVKINPDKIRDVIGPGGKVINKIIDETGVKIDTEQDGTIFISSVDEEMNAKAKAMIENIVREAKVGEYYEGKVKRIEKFGAFVELFPGKDGLLHISEIQEERTKEVEDVLKMDQIIQVKVIEIDRQGRVNLSRKVVLKEQKEAAEKQNQE, encoded by the coding sequence ATGGAGCAAACAAAAAAAGTCTACACATTGGATTGGGCAGGCCGCGAATTACAAGTAGAGGTTGGCCAATTGGCAAAACAAGCAAACGGGGCTGCATTAATCCGTTACGGTGATACAGCAGTCTTATCAACTGCAACAGCATCAAAAACGCCAAAACCACTAGATTTCTTCCCGTTAACTGTAAACTACGAAGAACGTCTTTACGCAGTTGGTAAAATTCCAGGCGGATTTATTAAACGTGAAGGGCGTCCATCTGAAAAAGCGACATTAACAAGTCGTTTAATCGATCGTCCTATCCGTCCATTATTCCCAGATGGTTTCCGTAATGAAGTTCAAGTGATTTCAATGGTTATGTCTGTTGACCAAGATTGCCCATCAGAAATGGCTGCAATGTTTGGATCTTCATTAGCATTAATGATTTCAGATATTCCTTTTGGCGGACCAATTGCTGGCGTAATCGTTGGATTGATCGACGGTCAGTATATTATTAACCCAACAAACGATCAGCTTGAGCAAAGCTCAATCAACTTAATCGTAGCTGGAACAAAAGATGCGATTAATATGGTTGAAGCGGGAGCAAAAGAAGTTTCTGAAGAAGTCATTTTAGAAGCAATTATGTTCGGTCATGAAGAGATTAAGAAATTGATCGCTTTCCAAGAACAAATTGCTGAAGAAGTGGGCAAAGCAAAATCGGACATTCAATTATATGAATTGGATGCAGAATTGACTTCATCTCTTAAAGAAGCTGTTGAAGCTGATTTAAACGCAGCAGTTCAAATTAACGAAAAACAAGCGCGCAACGAAGCAATTGACGAAGTTAAAGCACGCGCAATGGCAGCTTACGAAGAATCTGACGATGCTGTTAAAAAACAAGCAGGTCAAATTTTAGATAAAATGGTGAAAGATGAAGTTCGTCGTTTAATCACAGACGAAAAAATCCGTCCGGATGGCCGTGGACCTTCTGAAATCCGTCCATTATCTTCTGAAGTTGGCATTTTGAACCGTACACATGGTTCTGGTCTATTTACGCGTGGACAAACGCAAGCGATGAGTATTTGTACGCTAGGCGCATTAGGTGATGTTCAAATCATCGACGGTCTTGGTATTGAAGATACAAAACGCTTTATGCACCATTACAACTTCCCGTTGTTCTCGGTTGGTGAAACTGGATTCCTTCGTGGACCAGGTCGCCGCGAAATCGGTCACGGGGCACTTGGTGAGCGCGCATTAGAAGCAGTTATTCCAAACGAAAAAGATTTCCCATATACAATTCGTCTTGTTGCAGAAGTACTTGAATCGAACGGTTCTACTTCGCAAGCAAGTATTTGTGCGTCAACACTTGCGATGATGGATGCAGGTGTACCACTTACAGCTCCAGTTGCAGGTATTGCAATGGGTCTAGTGAAAAAAGGCGACAACTATACGGTATTGTCTGATATTCAAGGAATGGAAGATCATCTTGGCGATATGGACTTTAAAGTAGCCGGTACTGCAAAAGGCATTACAGCTCTTCAAATGGACATTAAGATTGACGGTCTTTCTCGTGAAATTTTAGAAGAAGCGTTGACGCAAGCTCAAATTGGACGTATCCACATTTTAGAATCAATGTTGGCAACAATTGCTGAACCGAGAACTACTCTTTCTAAATACGCTCCGAAAATCATCATGGTGAAGATCAACCCAGACAAGATCCGCGACGTTATCGGACCTGGTGGTAAAGTGATCAACAAAATCATTGATGAAACTGGCGTTAAAATTGATACTGAACAAGATGGTACCATCTTCATATCTTCTGTTGATGAAGAAATGAACGCAAAAGCGAAAGCAATGATTGAAAACATTGTTCGCGAGGCTAAAGTCGGCGAATATTACGAAGGCAAAGTAAAACGCATTGAGAAGTTTGGGGCATTTGTTGAATTGTTCCCTGGAAAAGACGGGCTTCTTCATATTTCTGAAATCCAAGAAGAACGGACAAAAGAAGTCGAAGATGTCTTGAAGATGGATCAAATCATCCAAGTCAAAGTAATTGAAATTGACCGTCAAGGCCGTGTAAACTTATCACGTAAAGTTGTTTTAAAAGAGCAAAAAGAAGCAGCAGAAAAACAAAATCAAGAATAA
- the rpsO gene encoding 30S ribosomal protein S15 produces MAITQERKNELISEYKVHDTDTGSAEIQIAILTEDINNLNEHLRTHKKDHHSRRGLFKMVGRRRNLLKYLRENEVARYRELIARLGLRR; encoded by the coding sequence ATGGCAATCACACAAGAACGCAAAAATGAATTGATTAGCGAATACAAAGTGCACGACACTGATACTGGGTCTGCAGAGATTCAAATCGCTATTCTTACAGAAGACATCAACAACTTGAATGAGCACTTACGTACTCACAAAAAAGATCATCACTCACGTCGTGGTCTATTCAAAATGGTTGGACGCCGTCGTAACTTGCTAAAATACTTACGTGAAAACGAAGTAGCTCGCTACCGCGAGTTAATCGCAAGACTTGGCCTACGCCGTTAA
- the ribF gene encoding riboflavin biosynthesis protein RibF, with the protein MEIIHLTYPHHVKPDSETGPLSLALGFFDGVHKGHQRVIGEAIKQAKQQGIKSAVMTFDPHPSLVLGGRKEEVFYITPMQQKMDILADMNVDYCFIIRFTSEFAKLTPEDFINYFITGLNAKHVTAGFDFSFGCKGKGDMELMKQMSEGRYGVTIAEKLEEGDEKVSSTRIRELLKQGETGEVCQLLGRPFRVLGTVVNGDKRGRTIGFPTANIEPELGAVVPSRGVYAVKIRVQGNVYNGVCNIGYKPTFNNPDVKKQVIEVHILEFDKSIYGEMVEVEWHDRIRDEQKFSGIDELKAQIQRDKITAEQIFSRTN; encoded by the coding sequence ATGGAAATTATTCATTTAACGTATCCGCATCACGTAAAACCCGATAGCGAGACGGGCCCCTTATCTTTGGCGCTTGGTTTTTTTGATGGGGTACATAAAGGCCACCAGCGCGTTATTGGAGAAGCGATTAAACAAGCTAAACAACAAGGCATTAAATCCGCTGTTATGACTTTTGATCCGCATCCGTCACTTGTGCTTGGAGGAAGAAAAGAAGAAGTTTTCTACATAACTCCTATGCAGCAAAAAATGGATATTCTGGCAGATATGAATGTGGATTACTGCTTTATCATTCGATTTACTTCGGAGTTTGCGAAGTTGACCCCTGAAGATTTTATCAACTATTTTATCACCGGTCTCAATGCAAAACACGTTACAGCTGGTTTTGACTTTTCATTTGGATGCAAAGGAAAAGGCGATATGGAATTGATGAAACAGATGAGTGAAGGTCGTTATGGCGTTACGATCGCTGAAAAGTTAGAAGAAGGCGACGAAAAAGTTAGCTCAACTCGTATTCGTGAATTGTTAAAGCAAGGAGAAACTGGGGAAGTGTGTCAATTGCTTGGGAGACCTTTCCGCGTTTTAGGTACGGTTGTCAATGGTGATAAGCGAGGGCGGACAATCGGATTTCCAACAGCTAATATTGAACCTGAACTTGGTGCAGTTGTGCCGAGTAGAGGTGTATATGCTGTGAAGATTCGCGTGCAAGGCAACGTGTATAACGGCGTCTGCAATATTGGCTATAAACCAACATTTAATAATCCGGATGTCAAAAAACAAGTAATTGAAGTTCATATTCTTGAGTTTGATAAATCGATATACGGAGAAATGGTAGAAGTCGAATGGCATGATCGCATTCGCGATGAACAAAAATTTTCAGGAATTGACGAACTGAAAGCGCAAATTCAACGTGATAAAATAACCGCCGAACAAATTTTCAGTCGTACAAATTGA
- the truB gene encoding tRNA pseudouridine(55) synthase TruB — protein MALNGILPLWKEKGMTSHDCVFKLRKILQTKKVGHTGTLDPEVDGVLPICIGNTTKVAEYITDQGKTYEAEVTIGYSTETEDATGETVDTDLSEKVITRNQLEAVLLQLTGNIKQIPPMYSAVKVNGKKLYEYARQGIPVERPERTVRIDSIELMNNDSEWAGQQIKFNIRIRCGKGTYIRTLAVQIGEALGYPAHMSRLTRTESGKFSQKDCVTLAEVAELAQNGHIGDVLKPLSYGLSLFPFMEIESKQVFAVKNGQVLERHSILDQMGFVVLTYKGQPVALYKDHPEKADKMKPEKMFGFPTANEV, from the coding sequence ATGGCGTTAAACGGAATTTTACCGTTATGGAAAGAAAAAGGAATGACATCACACGATTGCGTGTTTAAGTTAAGAAAGATTTTGCAAACAAAAAAAGTAGGACATACAGGCACTTTAGATCCTGAAGTAGACGGCGTATTGCCAATATGTATCGGGAACACAACGAAAGTAGCGGAGTATATTACCGACCAAGGAAAGACTTATGAAGCGGAAGTGACAATTGGTTATTCGACTGAAACAGAAGATGCGACTGGTGAAACAGTAGATACAGATTTATCAGAAAAAGTCATCACCCGCAATCAATTAGAGGCTGTATTGCTGCAATTAACAGGGAATATTAAGCAAATTCCTCCTATGTATTCGGCAGTTAAAGTAAATGGTAAAAAATTGTACGAATATGCGCGTCAAGGAATTCCTGTTGAGCGACCAGAGCGAACAGTCCGAATCGACTCAATCGAATTGATGAATAACGATAGCGAGTGGGCAGGTCAACAAATCAAATTCAATATTCGCATACGTTGCGGAAAAGGAACTTATATTCGTACACTAGCTGTGCAAATTGGAGAAGCTCTAGGTTATCCTGCACATATGTCTAGACTAACGCGGACTGAATCGGGAAAATTTAGCCAAAAGGATTGCGTAACACTTGCCGAAGTAGCTGAACTTGCTCAAAATGGACATATCGGTGATGTTTTGAAACCGCTAAGTTATGGATTGAGTTTATTTCCTTTCATGGAAATTGAGTCCAAACAAGTTTTTGCTGTGAAAAATGGACAAGTACTAGAAAGGCATTCTATACTCGACCAAATGGGATTTGTTGTGTTGACGTATAAAGGACAGCCTGTAGCACTTTATAAAGATCATCCTGAAAAAGCGGACAAGATGAAACCTGAAAAAATGTTCGGTTTTCCGACAGCAAACGAGGTGTAG
- the rbfA gene encoding 30S ribosome-binding factor RbfA, which yields MTMRANRVAEQMKKELSDIISRKLKDPRIGFVTVTDVEVTGDLQQATVYISVLGEDHAKEQTLLGLTKSKGFIRSEIGQRIRLRKTPELSFEIDSSVAYGNRIDTLLRDIQEPKED from the coding sequence ATGACAATGCGCGCGAATCGTGTAGCTGAGCAGATGAAAAAAGAGCTTAGCGATATCATCAGTCGAAAACTGAAAGATCCACGTATCGGATTTGTCACTGTAACAGATGTTGAAGTTACAGGAGATCTCCAGCAAGCAACTGTATATATCAGCGTATTAGGCGAAGACCATGCAAAAGAACAGACATTGCTTGGGTTAACGAAGTCAAAAGGATTTATCCGTTCTGAAATTGGACAACGAATCCGTCTTCGTAAAACTCCAGAACTGTCTTTTGAAATCGATTCATCGGTTGCATATGGCAATCGGATTGATACATTATTGCGTGATATTCAAGAACCAAAAGAAGATTAA
- a CDS encoding DUF503 domain-containing protein produces MILYMECEFFIPTAHSLKDKRAVVKSMLTRSRQKFNVSAAEIDHQNVWQRTRLAFVIVSSSKEVADKEMAQVLYYLESNPAWECLEIEKEYL; encoded by the coding sequence ATGATCCTCTACATGGAATGCGAATTTTTCATTCCAACGGCACATTCGTTAAAAGATAAGCGGGCAGTAGTTAAAAGCATGCTGACCCGCAGTAGACAAAAATTCAACGTTTCCGCAGCAGAGATTGATCACCAAAATGTATGGCAACGAACTCGTCTCGCTTTTGTTATCGTTTCTTCCTCAAAAGAAGTAGCAGATAAAGAAATGGCGCAGGTTCTCTACTATTTGGAAAGCAATCCTGCCTGGGAATGCTTGGAGATTGAAAAAGAATATTTGTAA
- the infB gene encoding translation initiation factor IF-2 encodes MTKIRVHEYAKKVDKPSKEIINELSKLNVKVQNHMATLEDSDVTKLDSIYKNAGAGQRPQAQSRPASQSRPSQGQSRPSQGSQSRPTQGQRPSQGSQSRPAQGQRPSGQGSQSRPAAAPSQGQSRSQGNGQRPTAPAKSGSNFTPKAAKPTAGPGQRSSGRPGGGNRNGFQNRKGKGKQQQPVNPLPPMPKKEKELPAKITFSESLTVAELAKKLGREPSEIIKKLFMLGAMATINQELDKDTIELICAEYEVEVEEEILVDKTDLEVYFEPEDESLNEERPPVVTIMGHVDHGKTTLLDSIRHTKVTAGEAGGITQHIGAYQVVDNGKKITFLDTPGHAAFTTMRARGAKVTDLAIIVVAADDGVMPQTVEAINHAKAAEVPIIIAVNKMDKPSANPDRVMQELTEHGLVAEAWGGDTIFVPISALSGDGIDSLLEMVLLVSEVGELKANPARRAIGTVIEAELDKGRGSVATLLVQDGTLKVGDPIVVGNTFGRVRAMVSDTGRRAKEAGPSTPVEITGLNDVPQAGDRFVVFEDEKTARQVGETRATSALQVQRSEKTRVTLDNLFDQLKQGEMKELNLIVKADVQGAVEAMAASLLKLDVEGVNVKIIHTGAGAITESDISLAAASNAIVIGFNVRPDANAKRAAEAEGVDIRLHRIIYKVIEEIEFAMKGLLDPEFEEKIIGQAEIRSTFKVSKVGTIAGSYVTEGKITRDSGVRVIREGIVVFEGEIDTLKRFKDDAKEVAKGYECGITIKNFNDVKEMDIIEAYVMEEIKRK; translated from the coding sequence ATGACCAAAATTCGAGTACATGAATACGCGAAAAAAGTAGATAAGCCAAGTAAAGAAATCATCAATGAATTGTCAAAACTAAATGTCAAAGTTCAAAACCATATGGCAACATTGGAAGATTCTGATGTAACAAAATTAGACAGCATTTACAAAAATGCTGGAGCTGGGCAACGTCCACAAGCACAATCTCGTCCAGCAAGCCAGTCACGTCCGTCACAAGGCCAATCTCGTCCATCACAAGGAAGCCAGTCGCGTCCAACGCAAGGCCAACGTCCGTCACAAGGAAGTCAGTCTCGTCCAGCGCAAGGCCAACGCCCTTCAGGACAAGGAAGCCAGTCACGTCCGGCAGCAGCACCGAGTCAAGGACAATCCCGTTCACAAGGGAATGGTCAGCGTCCAACAGCACCTGCAAAATCGGGTTCAAACTTTACACCAAAAGCAGCGAAACCAACAGCAGGACCAGGACAGCGTTCTTCAGGACGTCCAGGCGGCGGAAACCGTAACGGATTCCAAAACCGTAAAGGGAAAGGCAAACAGCAGCAACCGGTAAATCCGTTGCCACCAATGCCTAAAAAAGAAAAAGAATTACCGGCTAAAATCACGTTTAGTGAGTCATTAACGGTAGCTGAACTTGCGAAAAAATTAGGACGCGAGCCGTCTGAAATTATTAAAAAATTATTCATGCTTGGTGCAATGGCTACCATTAACCAAGAGTTGGATAAAGATACAATTGAATTGATTTGTGCTGAATATGAGGTTGAAGTAGAAGAAGAGATCTTAGTGGACAAAACAGATCTTGAAGTTTATTTCGAACCAGAAGATGAAAGCTTAAACGAAGAACGTCCGCCAGTTGTTACAATCATGGGGCACGTTGACCATGGTAAAACAACTTTACTAGATTCAATTCGTCACACTAAAGTTACTGCTGGCGAAGCAGGCGGAATTACACAACATATTGGTGCTTACCAAGTTGTTGATAACGGCAAAAAAATTACGTTCCTAGATACTCCTGGTCACGCAGCGTTTACAACAATGCGCGCACGCGGAGCTAAAGTAACAGATCTTGCGATTATCGTTGTAGCAGCTGATGACGGTGTTATGCCACAAACAGTTGAAGCGATTAACCACGCGAAAGCAGCAGAAGTTCCAATCATTATTGCCGTAAACAAAATGGACAAGCCAAGTGCTAATCCAGATCGTGTAATGCAAGAATTGACTGAGCATGGACTAGTTGCAGAAGCATGGGGCGGCGACACGATTTTTGTACCGATTTCAGCTTTATCTGGAGACGGTATCGATTCACTTCTTGAAATGGTCCTACTTGTATCAGAAGTTGGCGAATTAAAAGCGAACCCTGCACGTCGTGCGATTGGGACAGTTATTGAAGCAGAGCTTGATAAAGGCCGCGGTTCAGTTGCTACACTTCTAGTACAAGATGGAACATTAAAAGTTGGAGACCCGATTGTTGTCGGTAATACATTTGGTCGTGTTCGTGCGATGGTATCTGATACAGGCCGTCGTGCAAAAGAAGCAGGCCCATCAACACCAGTTGAAATAACTGGATTGAACGATGTACCTCAAGCTGGAGACCGTTTTGTTGTCTTTGAAGACGAGAAAACAGCTCGCCAAGTTGGGGAAACACGCGCAACTTCAGCACTTCAAGTTCAGCGTTCTGAGAAGACTCGCGTGACACTTGATAACTTGTTTGATCAATTAAAACAAGGCGAAATGAAAGAACTTAACTTAATCGTTAAAGCTGACGTTCAAGGGGCAGTTGAAGCAATGGCTGCATCTCTTCTTAAACTTGATGTTGAAGGCGTAAATGTGAAAATCATTCACACAGGCGCTGGTGCGATTACAGAATCTGATATTTCATTGGCAGCTGCGTCTAACGCAATTGTGATCGGCTTTAACGTTCGTCCTGATGCAAACGCTAAGCGTGCTGCTGAAGCTGAAGGTGTAGACATTCGCTTACACCGCATTATTTATAAAGTGATCGAAGAAATTGAATTTGCTATGAAAGGATTGCTTGATCCTGAATTTGAAGAAAAAATTATTGGACAAGCAGAAATCCGTAGTACATTTAAAGTTTCTAAAGTGGGTACAATTGCCGGAAGTTATGTAACTGAAGGTAAAATTACTCGCGATAGCGGAGTTCGTGTGATTCGTGAAGGAATCGTCGTATTTGAAGGCGAAATCGACACATTGAAACGTTTTAAAGACGACGCTAAAGAAGTTGCAAAAGGATACGAATGTGGGATTACGATTAAAAACTTCAATGATGTAAAAGAAATGGACATTATCGAAGCGTACGTTATGGAAGAAATCAAACGTAAATGA
- a CDS encoding YlxQ family RNA-binding protein translates to MTKEKVLQLLGLATRARMTISGEEMSVSEVRKGKAKLVILSEDASDNTSKKLHDKCKSNGVEIRVFGSRYELGHAIGKEERVVIAVTDAGFAKKLTSLIEEINRGRADDQNSST, encoded by the coding sequence ATGACCAAAGAAAAAGTCCTACAATTACTTGGACTCGCTACACGTGCAAGAATGACCATTTCGGGTGAAGAAATGTCCGTGAGCGAAGTTCGAAAAGGTAAAGCAAAATTAGTGATTCTTTCTGAAGATGCTTCAGACAACACAAGTAAGAAATTGCATGATAAATGCAAATCGAACGGAGTAGAGATCCGCGTTTTTGGATCCCGTTACGAGTTGGGACATGCAATAGGTAAAGAAGAGCGGGTAGTAATTGCAGTTACAGATGCAGGATTTGCAAAAAAACTAACTAGCTTGATCGAAGAAATTAATCGGGGGCGAGCAGATGACCAAAATTCGAGTACATGA
- the rnpM gene encoding RNase P modulator RnpM yields the protein MALQKKIPLRKCVATGEMHPKKEMTRVVRSKEGEVSVDLTGKKSGRGAYLSKSEDAIATARKKKVLDKQLEVKVPDEIYDELIRVVLREQLK from the coding sequence TTGGCTCTACAAAAGAAAATTCCATTACGGAAGTGTGTAGCTACAGGCGAGATGCATCCTAAAAAAGAAATGACCCGCGTTGTCCGTTCAAAAGAAGGCGAAGTATCCGTCGATTTGACAGGCAAAAAGTCAGGACGCGGCGCATATCTTTCGAAATCGGAAGATGCCATCGCGACTGCCCGCAAAAAGAAAGTACTGGACAAACAATTAGAAGTTAAAGTTCCAGACGAAATTTATGATGAGTTAATTCGCGTCGTTCTTAGAGAGCAGTTGAAATAA
- the nusA gene encoding transcription termination factor NusA produces MSSELLDAFEVLEKQKGISREVLIEAIEAALVTAYKRNFNQAQNVRVDLNLNTGTMLVYSRKDVVEEVEDERLHISLEDAKVINPAYELGDVVEEEVTPRNFGRIAAQTAKQVVTQRVREAERGLIFEEFVDRADDIVNGIVERMDARNLYVGLGKVEAVLPQTEQMPNEHYKPHDRIKVYITKVERTTRGPQVFVSRTHPGLLRRLFENEVPEIYDGIVEIKSIAREAGDRSKISVFAHRDDIDPVGSCVGSKGGRVQTIVNELSGEKIDIVEWSEEPVIFVANALSPSKVLDVQVNEEAKSTTVVVPDYQLSLAIGKRGQNARLAAKLTGWKIDIKSETDARELGIYPNENSNIELLESGEELDDFDFYEDKE; encoded by the coding sequence ATGAGCAGTGAGTTATTGGATGCTTTTGAAGTATTGGAAAAACAAAAAGGAATTTCGCGTGAAGTTCTAATTGAAGCGATTGAAGCAGCATTAGTTACAGCGTACAAACGAAATTTTAACCAAGCACAAAATGTGCGTGTTGATTTAAATTTAAATACGGGAACAATGCTAGTGTATTCTCGTAAAGATGTTGTAGAAGAAGTAGAAGATGAGCGTCTTCACATCTCGTTGGAAGATGCTAAAGTCATCAACCCTGCATACGAACTAGGAGATGTTGTAGAGGAAGAAGTAACACCTCGTAACTTTGGTCGTATTGCGGCTCAAACAGCAAAACAAGTGGTGACACAACGTGTTCGTGAAGCTGAACGCGGCTTGATCTTTGAAGAGTTTGTTGATCGTGCAGATGATATCGTTAACGGTATTGTTGAACGCATGGACGCTCGTAATTTATACGTTGGACTTGGCAAAGTGGAGGCTGTGCTTCCGCAGACAGAACAAATGCCAAATGAACATTACAAACCGCATGATCGCATTAAAGTGTACATCACAAAAGTAGAACGCACGACACGCGGACCACAAGTATTTGTTTCACGCACACATCCAGGACTACTGCGCCGTTTATTCGAAAACGAAGTGCCTGAAATTTATGATGGCATTGTTGAGATCAAGTCAATCGCACGTGAAGCAGGAGACCGTTCAAAAATCTCGGTTTTTGCTCATCGCGACGATATCGACCCAGTGGGTTCATGTGTTGGATCAAAAGGTGGCCGTGTTCAAACAATCGTTAACGAGTTAAGCGGAGAAAAAATTGATATTGTAGAATGGTCAGAAGAACCGGTAATTTTTGTAGCTAACGCACTTAGCCCATCTAAAGTATTAGATGTACAAGTAAACGAAGAAGCGAAATCGACAACTGTTGTTGTACCGGATTATCAATTGTCTCTTGCTATCGGTAAACGGGGACAAAATGCTCGTTTAGCAGCAAAATTAACAGGTTGGAAAATCGACATTAAGAGTGAAACAGATGCACGTGAACTTGGAATTTATCCAAACGAGAATTCTAACATCGAATTATTAGAATCTGGTGAAGAACTGGATGACTTTGATTTTTACGAAGACAAAGAATAA